In the Pseudomonas orientalis genome, one interval contains:
- a CDS encoding efflux RND transporter permease subunit, translating into MNFSKFFISRPIFAAVLSLLILIAGAISLFQLPISEYPEVVPPTVVVRANFPGANPKVIGETVAAPLEQAITGVENMLYMSSQSTADGKLTLTITFALGTDLDNAQVQVQNRVTRTQPKLPEEVTRIGITVDKASPDLTMVVHLTSPDQRYDMLYLSNYAILNIKDELARLGGVGDVQLFGMGDYSLRVWLDPNKTASRNLTATDVVTAIREQNRQVAAGALGAQPAPSDTSFQLSVNTQGRLVTEEEFENIVIRAGANGEITRLKDIARVELGSSQYALRSLIDNQPAVAIPIFQRPGSNAIDISNDVRAKMAELKKSFPAGMDYRIAYDPTIFVRGSIEAVVHTLFEALILVVLVVILFLQTWRASIIPLVAVPVSLIGTFAVMHLFGFSLNALSLFGLVLAIGIVVDDAIVVVENVERNIELGLEPFPATEKAMSEVTGPIIATALVLCAVFIPAAFISGLTGQFYKQFALTIAISTVISAFNSLTLSPALAAVLLRAHDAPKDRFSRFLDKIFGGWLFRPFNRFFEKASHGYVGTVRRVIRGSGIALFVYAGLMVLTFFGFAHTPTGFVPAQDKQYLVAFAQLPDAASLDRTESVMKRMSEIALKQPGVEAAIAFPGLSINGFTNSPNSGIVFVTLKPFDERKDASMSAGAIAGALNGQYANIEEAYMAIFPPPPVQGLGTIGGFRLQIEDRGNLGYDELYKEVQNIITKSHGVPELFGLFTSYTVNVPQVDAAIDREKAKTHGVAISDIFDTLQVYLGSLYANDFNRFGRTYQVNVQAEQQFRQDADQIGQLKVRNNKGEMIPLATFIKVSDTSGPDRVMHYNGFITAEINGNAAPGYSSGQAQIAIEKLLKDELPNGMTYEWTDLTYQQILSGNTALFVFPLCVLLAFLVLAAQYESWSLPLAVILIVPMTLLSAITGVILSGSDNNIFTQIGLIVLVGLACKNAILIVEFAKDKQQEGLDPLAAVLEACRLRLRPILMTSFAFIMGVVPLVLSSGAGAEMRHAMGVAVFSGMIGVTFFGLLLTPVFYVLIRRYVERQEARKAAKALKLETQQ; encoded by the coding sequence ATGAATTTTTCCAAGTTCTTCATTTCGCGGCCGATCTTCGCAGCGGTGCTGTCGCTGTTGATCCTGATCGCTGGCGCCATCTCGCTGTTCCAACTGCCGATCAGTGAATACCCGGAAGTGGTACCGCCGACCGTGGTGGTACGCGCCAACTTCCCCGGCGCCAACCCCAAAGTCATCGGCGAAACCGTGGCCGCGCCGCTGGAGCAGGCCATCACCGGCGTCGAGAACATGCTGTACATGTCCTCGCAATCGACCGCCGACGGCAAGCTGACCCTGACCATCACCTTCGCGCTGGGCACCGACCTGGACAACGCGCAGGTGCAGGTGCAAAACCGCGTGACGCGGACTCAGCCAAAACTGCCTGAGGAAGTGACCCGCATCGGTATCACCGTGGACAAGGCCTCCCCCGACCTGACCATGGTGGTGCACTTGACCTCACCGGATCAGCGTTACGACATGCTGTACCTGTCCAACTACGCGATCCTCAATATCAAGGATGAGCTGGCCCGCCTGGGCGGCGTCGGCGACGTGCAGTTGTTCGGCATGGGCGACTACTCCCTGCGCGTGTGGCTCGACCCTAACAAGACCGCTTCGCGCAACCTGACTGCGACCGATGTGGTCACGGCGATCCGCGAGCAGAACCGTCAGGTGGCCGCCGGTGCCCTGGGCGCCCAGCCTGCGCCGAGTGACACCAGCTTCCAGTTGTCGGTCAATACCCAGGGCCGCCTGGTCACCGAGGAAGAGTTCGAGAACATCGTGATTCGCGCCGGCGCCAACGGTGAAATCACCCGCCTCAAGGACATCGCCCGGGTCGAGCTGGGCTCCAGCCAATACGCGCTGCGCTCGCTGATCGATAACCAACCGGCCGTGGCGATTCCGATTTTCCAGCGTCCCGGCTCCAACGCCATCGACATCTCCAATGATGTGCGCGCCAAAATGGCCGAGCTGAAAAAGAGCTTCCCGGCGGGAATGGACTACCGCATCGCCTATGACCCGACGATCTTTGTGCGCGGTTCCATCGAAGCGGTGGTGCATACCCTGTTCGAAGCACTGATTCTGGTGGTGCTGGTGGTGATCCTGTTCCTGCAGACCTGGCGCGCCTCGATCATTCCCCTGGTGGCGGTGCCGGTCTCCTTGATCGGTACGTTTGCGGTAATGCACCTGTTCGGCTTCTCGCTCAACGCCCTGTCCCTGTTCGGCCTGGTACTGGCCATCGGGATCGTGGTGGACGACGCCATCGTGGTGGTGGAGAACGTCGAGCGTAATATCGAGCTGGGCCTGGAGCCGTTCCCGGCCACCGAAAAGGCCATGAGCGAAGTGACCGGCCCGATCATCGCCACGGCGCTGGTGCTGTGCGCGGTGTTCATCCCGGCCGCCTTCATCAGCGGCTTGACCGGGCAGTTCTACAAACAGTTCGCCTTGACCATTGCTATCTCCACGGTGATCTCGGCTTTCAACTCGCTGACCCTGTCCCCTGCCCTGGCCGCCGTGCTGCTGCGTGCCCACGATGCGCCGAAGGATCGTTTCTCCCGGTTCCTCGACAAGATTTTCGGTGGCTGGTTGTTCCGTCCGTTCAACCGCTTTTTCGAAAAGGCCAGCCATGGCTACGTGGGGACCGTACGCCGGGTGATTCGCGGCAGCGGCATTGCGCTGTTCGTGTACGCCGGCCTGATGGTGCTGACGTTCTTCGGCTTTGCCCACACCCCGACCGGTTTCGTGCCGGCCCAGGACAAGCAATACCTGGTGGCCTTCGCCCAACTGCCTGACGCTGCAAGCCTGGACCGCACCGAAAGCGTGATGAAGCGCATGTCGGAAATCGCCCTGAAACAACCCGGCGTGGAAGCCGCGATTGCCTTCCCCGGCCTGTCGATCAACGGTTTCACCAACAGCCCGAACAGCGGCATCGTGTTCGTGACCTTGAAGCCCTTCGACGAGCGTAAGGACGCAAGCATGTCCGCCGGCGCGATCGCCGGTGCACTGAACGGCCAATACGCCAATATCGAAGAAGCCTATATGGCGATCTTCCCACCGCCGCCGGTACAAGGCCTGGGCACCATCGGCGGGTTCCGCCTGCAGATCGAGGACCGTGGCAACCTCGGCTATGACGAGCTGTACAAGGAAGTGCAGAACATCATCACCAAGAGCCATGGCGTGCCTGAGCTGTTCGGCCTGTTCACCAGCTACACGGTGAACGTGCCGCAGGTCGACGCCGCCATCGACCGTGAAAAGGCCAAGACCCATGGCGTGGCGATCAGCGACATCTTCGACACGCTGCAGGTCTACCTGGGCTCGTTGTATGCCAACGACTTCAACCGCTTCGGACGCACCTACCAGGTCAACGTGCAGGCCGAGCAACAGTTCCGCCAGGACGCCGACCAGATCGGCCAGTTGAAAGTGCGTAACAACAAGGGCGAGATGATCCCGCTGGCGACCTTCATCAAGGTCAGCGACACCTCGGGCCCCGACCGCGTGATGCACTACAACGGTTTTATCACCGCTGAAATCAACGGCAACGCGGCACCGGGCTACAGCTCCGGCCAGGCCCAGATAGCCATTGAAAAGCTGTTGAAGGATGAACTGCCCAACGGCATGACCTATGAGTGGACCGACCTGACCTATCAGCAAATCCTCTCGGGCAATACCGCGCTGTTCGTGTTCCCGCTCTGCGTACTGCTGGCGTTCCTGGTACTGGCCGCCCAATACGAAAGCTGGAGCCTGCCGCTGGCGGTGATCCTGATCGTACCGATGACGCTGCTGTCGGCCATCACCGGGGTGATTCTCTCGGGGAGCGACAACAACATCTTCACCCAGATCGGGCTGATCGTACTGGTGGGCCTGGCCTGCAAGAACGCGATCCTGATCGTCGAGTTCGCCAAGGATAAACAGCAGGAAGGCCTCGACCCGCTGGCTGCGGTACTGGAAGCCTGCCGCCTGCGTCTGCGGCCGATCCTGATGACTTCGTTCGCGTTCATCATGGGTGTGGTGCCGTTGGTGCTGTCCAGCGGTGCCGGTGCCGAGATGCGCCATGCCATGGGCGTGGCGGTGTTCTCCGGGATGATCGGGGTGACCTTCTTCGGTCTGTTGCTGACGCCCGTGTTCTACGTACTGATCCGGCGCTATGTGGAGCGCCAGGAAGCGCGCAAAGCGGCCAAGGCCCTGAAGCTGGAGACACAGCAATGA
- a CDS encoding efflux transporter outer membrane subunit, with the protein MSVKIFLPSLLVLALAACAVGPDYKTQQLEAANITAAADTKSYDHAKYEGIWWQQFEDPTLNQLVTQSLSGNRDLRVAFARLRAARAIRDDAANDIMPVVTSRASSDVGKGQIPGQTTKRVNSERYDLGLDMAWEVDLFGRIRRNLEASDADQQVAEADLYQLQVTMIAELVDAYGQLRGAQLRERIALDNLKNQQDSRSITVSLRDAGVGDQLDVERADARLAAVEASVPQLQAEQVRERNRIATLLGQRPDKLSVDLSPKDLPAIAKALPIGDPGQLLQRRPDILSAERKLAAATARIGVAKADLFPRVSLSGFLGFTAGRGSQIGSAAANAWSLGPSITWAAFDLGSVRARLRGANAEADGALATYEQQVLLALEESENAFSDYGKRQQRLVSLIRQSESSRAAADLAAIRYREGTVDFLVLLDAQRERLAAEDAQAQAEVDLYRGIVAIYKALGGGWQPDTVVASSK; encoded by the coding sequence ATGAGTGTGAAAATATTCCTGCCGAGCCTGCTGGTCCTGGCGCTCGCCGCCTGTGCCGTAGGCCCGGACTACAAGACCCAACAGCTGGAGGCGGCCAATATCACGGCCGCCGCCGACACCAAAAGCTACGACCACGCCAAATACGAAGGCATCTGGTGGCAGCAGTTCGAAGACCCGACGCTTAACCAACTGGTGACCCAGTCATTGAGCGGCAACCGCGATTTGCGCGTAGCCTTCGCCCGCCTGCGGGCGGCACGGGCCATCCGTGACGACGCGGCCAACGACATCATGCCGGTGGTCACCTCCCGCGCCAGCAGTGATGTGGGTAAAGGCCAGATTCCGGGGCAGACCACCAAGCGTGTCAACAGCGAGCGCTACGACCTGGGCCTGGACATGGCCTGGGAAGTCGACCTGTTCGGGCGCATCCGCCGCAACCTGGAAGCCAGCGACGCCGACCAGCAAGTGGCCGAAGCCGACCTGTACCAACTGCAAGTCACCATGATTGCCGAACTGGTGGATGCCTACGGTCAACTCCGCGGTGCGCAACTGCGCGAACGCATCGCCCTGGACAACCTGAAAAACCAGCAGGACTCGCGCAGCATTACCGTGAGCCTGCGCGATGCCGGTGTGGGTGATCAGCTTGACGTGGAACGTGCCGATGCGCGCCTGGCGGCAGTGGAAGCCAGCGTGCCGCAACTGCAGGCCGAGCAAGTGCGCGAGCGCAACCGCATCGCCACCCTCCTCGGCCAGCGCCCGGACAAACTGAGCGTGGACCTGAGCCCCAAGGACCTGCCGGCAATTGCCAAGGCATTGCCGATTGGCGACCCGGGCCAATTGCTGCAACGACGTCCGGACATCCTCAGCGCCGAACGCAAACTGGCCGCCGCCACCGCGCGAATCGGCGTGGCCAAGGCCGACCTGTTCCCACGGGTCAGCCTCAGCGGCTTCCTCGGCTTCACCGCCGGGCGTGGTTCGCAGATTGGTTCGGCCGCCGCAAACGCCTGGTCCCTGGGCCCGAGCATTACCTGGGCCGCGTTTGATCTGGGCAGCGTACGTGCGCGTTTGCGCGGAGCGAATGCCGAAGCCGACGGCGCCTTGGCAACCTATGAGCAGCAAGTGCTGCTGGCCCTGGAAGAATCCGAGAACGCCTTCAGCGATTACGGCAAGCGCCAGCAACGTCTGGTCTCGCTGATCCGCCAAAGCGAATCCAGCCGCGCCGCCGCCGACCTCGCCGCGATCCGCTACCGCGAAGGCACCGTGGACTTCCTGGTACTGCTCGACGCCCAGCGCGAACGCCTGGCCGCCGAAGACGCCCAGGCCCAGGCCGAAGTCGACCTGTATCGCGGCATAGTGGCGATCTACAAGGCGTTGGGTGGCGGCTGGCAGCCGGACACGGTGGTGGCCAGCAGCAAGTGA
- a CDS encoding cupin-like domain-containing protein codes for MLNKNIIPLESVDASEVMEFQKNYLLNETPVILKGMGKDWPAMKRWSANFFKDSYGHVDVPICYYKTKQQEPYKNQARMPLREYICIAENKAFIDHKTELPYMGGWIYHKEFPELLNDIDMTLPCFPDNWLYKLPPSISIPPTNLLIGYEFVSSPLHTDSFFVNSLLTMIIGEKKARMVSPLHTFAVSNGQDLFDTETANKVLRQGADIFEGTITAGDAFYIPPGWWHNVINCGFTIAVQNLHVDTHRFPLFEQQMRGFVLPILSKIEDLGKKARAELFEVAKTLPPPLSHKIGSFIEHEEKYILFLKNTAAKTEDYLSNYYSKP; via the coding sequence TTGTTAAACAAAAACATAATTCCTCTTGAAAGCGTTGATGCTAGCGAGGTAATGGAATTTCAAAAAAATTACCTTCTGAATGAAACGCCAGTCATTTTAAAAGGAATGGGGAAAGATTGGCCAGCTATGAAGCGATGGTCCGCAAACTTTTTCAAAGACAGTTACGGACATGTTGACGTACCTATCTGTTACTACAAGACAAAACAGCAAGAACCTTACAAAAACCAAGCTAGAATGCCTCTGAGGGAATATATATGCATAGCAGAAAACAAAGCCTTTATTGACCATAAGACTGAGTTACCCTATATGGGCGGATGGATCTATCACAAAGAGTTTCCTGAACTCCTAAATGACATAGATATGACATTACCTTGCTTTCCTGATAACTGGCTGTACAAATTACCGCCTTCGATTTCAATACCACCAACAAACTTACTTATCGGATATGAATTTGTATCCAGTCCTTTACATACAGATTCTTTTTTCGTTAACTCCCTGTTAACCATGATTATAGGCGAAAAAAAAGCGCGTATGGTGTCGCCACTCCACACCTTTGCAGTCTCGAACGGACAAGACTTATTTGATACTGAAACTGCTAATAAAGTGCTCAGGCAAGGCGCCGATATTTTTGAAGGTACGATAACGGCGGGTGACGCATTTTATATTCCCCCTGGATGGTGGCACAACGTAATCAACTGCGGGTTCACTATCGCTGTTCAAAACTTACATGTAGACACTCATAGATTCCCATTGTTTGAACAGCAAATGCGTGGATTCGTTCTACCCATATTAAGTAAAATCGAAGACTTAGGTAAAAAAGCTAGAGCAGAACTATTTGAAGTGGCAAAAACACTGCCTCCTCCCTTATCCCATAAAATCGGAAGTTTTATAGAGCATGAGGAAAAATATATCCTGTTTCTCAAAAATACCGCAGCAAAAACTGAAGACTACCTAAGCAACTATTACTCAAAACCTTAG
- a CDS encoding HesA/MoeB/ThiF family protein yields MFKLENLWVLRGDVAILSDKNQLKLITEDGIKNIKPHNSDTATLLHLLSTTGVVLELEKEPKESLLRKLKDANLIHTAPPCGMTPLQSVQWCWNEAVAPSQEMSQQLYNSSIVIVGCGGTGSLVAQSLAGSGVGSFVLIDFDKVSMSNLNRQFVFCARDIGQYKADILAQRLMENQKVAKTQSIILEITSSRQLARLATGANLIICCADEPKGAIQGYVANAALKAGTSALFGAVGINNGTLGPLLREKPSFQAYLHWIRDVHTVCKKKIIPARFPSNGITNSIVANLMAWEALQYLAKIGPSKIDACILSLDFRSFELTKKQVFK; encoded by the coding sequence TTGTTTAAATTAGAAAACCTATGGGTCTTGCGTGGTGACGTTGCTATTCTTAGTGATAAGAATCAACTTAAATTGATCACAGAGGATGGCATAAAAAATATCAAACCTCACAATTCCGATACCGCCACGTTACTGCATCTACTTAGTACAACGGGGGTCGTGTTGGAATTAGAGAAGGAACCGAAAGAAAGCCTTCTCCGAAAATTAAAGGATGCTAATCTTATTCACACAGCCCCTCCTTGCGGGATGACTCCGTTACAGTCGGTGCAATGGTGTTGGAATGAAGCAGTAGCGCCAAGCCAAGAAATGAGCCAACAATTATACAATTCGTCAATAGTAATTGTTGGATGCGGCGGCACCGGATCGTTAGTTGCACAAAGCCTTGCTGGTTCAGGGGTTGGCTCCTTTGTCTTAATTGATTTTGATAAAGTGAGCATGAGCAACCTTAATCGTCAATTTGTTTTTTGCGCGCGAGATATCGGCCAATATAAAGCAGATATACTTGCTCAGCGATTAATGGAAAATCAAAAAGTCGCAAAAACGCAATCCATCATATTAGAGATAACTTCCAGCAGACAGCTAGCAAGATTAGCAACGGGGGCAAATTTGATAATTTGTTGTGCTGATGAACCTAAAGGAGCCATTCAGGGTTACGTTGCTAACGCAGCATTAAAAGCAGGCACCTCAGCGCTTTTCGGTGCCGTTGGTATTAACAACGGCACACTCGGACCGCTTCTGAGAGAGAAACCTTCATTCCAGGCATATCTACACTGGATTAGAGATGTACACACCGTTTGTAAAAAAAAAATTATTCCTGCACGTTTTCCATCCAATGGAATAACAAACTCGATTGTCGCCAATCTCATGGCGTGGGAAGCCCTTCAATATTTGGCAAAGATTGGACCTTCAAAAATAGATGCATGCATTTTAAGCTTAGATTTCAGATCTTTTGAACTCACAAAGAAACAGGTATTTAAATAA
- a CDS encoding MFS transporter, protein MNALGFLKNKNDNLYYSLSVFLNMDVQRSLFVLYLLQLGITQGEIGALQSFLFFSCVALEIPSGLLADRYGRKFSLITGFLGLCISGIGFLLFSSFIPFAIIFCLFGASIAMGSGSDRALLYDNLLAEHRAEEYPKILSRARAIGAVSLGLSILLGGVLQDSFSWNSVYIFFAISKFIGALIVTCIPEMRLPSTSPALHKENGVGHNTTENVFTSLVNFFCSKKGALLIPLFIGYALFELSTIPLFIYGQPFFAMQGLEIPIIAGIYAAVEAISAVMFMAAGFICSRFSLGIIALTTTAAVTFLLGILSLNIGTITSVATFLLIMSLPSIYETSYETYIHENVDSHIRASCLSVANLINSVVIGISYTVFGGMLDIYGFSLTLVIVAATCFVGLFGVSTTLFLNGQRSHLKKQGV, encoded by the coding sequence ATGAATGCATTAGGTTTTTTAAAAAACAAAAATGACAATTTATATTACTCTTTGTCTGTCTTCCTAAACATGGATGTTCAAAGAAGCCTGTTCGTTCTTTACTTGCTGCAACTTGGCATCACACAAGGAGAGATAGGTGCACTCCAATCTTTTTTATTTTTTTCTTGTGTAGCATTAGAAATCCCATCTGGCTTACTTGCAGATCGATATGGCCGTAAGTTTTCTCTTATAACCGGTTTTCTAGGGTTATGTATAAGCGGTATTGGTTTCTTGCTATTCTCCTCTTTTATTCCTTTTGCGATTATATTTTGCCTATTCGGCGCCAGCATTGCGATGGGCTCCGGTTCAGACAGAGCATTATTGTATGATAACTTACTGGCTGAACACCGAGCTGAAGAGTATCCCAAAATATTGTCACGTGCCCGTGCTATCGGTGCAGTTTCATTAGGCTTATCCATACTTCTTGGTGGTGTATTACAAGATAGTTTCTCATGGAACAGTGTTTATATTTTTTTTGCGATATCCAAGTTTATCGGCGCACTTATTGTAACGTGCATTCCCGAAATGAGGCTTCCGTCTACCTCTCCGGCGCTCCATAAAGAAAATGGAGTAGGCCATAACACGACAGAAAACGTTTTCACATCGCTCGTCAATTTTTTTTGCTCAAAAAAAGGGGCTCTTCTTATACCTCTATTTATTGGATATGCGTTATTCGAACTATCAACGATCCCCCTGTTTATCTATGGCCAGCCGTTTTTTGCCATGCAGGGTTTAGAGATACCTATTATTGCCGGCATTTATGCTGCCGTTGAAGCCATATCGGCAGTTATGTTCATGGCCGCGGGCTTTATTTGTTCTAGATTTTCTCTCGGCATAATCGCTCTTACCACTACCGCCGCTGTTACTTTTTTGCTAGGCATTTTATCATTAAATATTGGAACAATTACTTCGGTGGCAACTTTCCTTCTTATCATGTCGCTCCCTTCAATATATGAAACCTCCTATGAAACATATATTCATGAAAATGTTGATTCACATATCCGAGCGTCCTGCCTATCTGTCGCAAACCTAATAAATTCAGTTGTCATCGGCATCTCCTATACTGTTTTTGGCGGGATGCTGGATATTTATGGCTTCTCCTTGACTTTGGTTATAGTTGCTGCCACCTGCTTTGTGGGTTTATTTGGTGTAAGCACAACATTATTCTTAAACGGACAGAGAAGTCATTTAAAAAAACAGGGCGTTTGA
- a CDS encoding AraC family transcriptional regulator: MSEKDTISIHLVREALLQSCAPGAATVEALSKVGIDPVLLEQPGARVAATAYARLWRLLARRRDDEFFGMDPRKLKSGSLAFLCRAAMAQPSLMAGLETALDFLSLMLERLPAQLVRQQSLAEIVLLEPEPEPRRAFTYFTYWMIVHGVACWLAGRRIPILAIELRCARPDFCDDYQVMFSDNLRFDRPRTRMIFSAECLDLPIKRTPQELQRFLGQAPANILVKYRDPQSLASRIKHDLRHMPPHTWPETDGLAATLCISASTLRRRLAEEGQTYQGLKDSVRKELAIVWLAEPQISFAQIAERLGFADTSSFYKAFRKWSGSNPGHYRSLILNEATQD, translated from the coding sequence ATGTCCGAGAAAGACACCATTTCCATCCACCTCGTGCGCGAAGCCTTGCTGCAGAGCTGCGCGCCGGGCGCGGCCACGGTTGAGGCGTTAAGCAAAGTCGGGATTGACCCGGTGCTGCTGGAACAGCCCGGCGCACGCGTGGCCGCCACGGCCTATGCACGCCTGTGGCGTTTGCTGGCGCGGCGCAGGGATGACGAGTTTTTTGGCATGGACCCACGCAAACTCAAATCCGGCAGCCTGGCGTTTCTGTGTCGCGCCGCCATGGCCCAACCGAGCCTGATGGCCGGTCTGGAAACCGCGCTGGATTTTCTGTCACTGATGCTCGAGCGCCTGCCTGCCCAGCTGGTGCGCCAGCAAAGCCTGGCGGAAATCGTATTGCTCGAGCCGGAGCCTGAACCCAGGCGTGCATTCACCTATTTCACCTATTGGATGATCGTGCACGGCGTCGCCTGCTGGCTGGCGGGGCGGCGCATCCCGATTCTGGCCATCGAACTGCGCTGCGCCCGCCCGGACTTTTGCGATGATTATCAGGTAATGTTTTCCGACAACCTGCGTTTTGATCGCCCACGCACGCGCATGATCTTTTCGGCCGAGTGCCTGGACCTGCCGATCAAGCGTACGCCCCAGGAACTGCAACGCTTTCTCGGCCAGGCACCGGCCAATATCCTGGTCAAATACCGCGACCCGCAAAGCCTGGCCAGCCGCATCAAGCATGACCTGCGCCATATGCCCCCGCACACCTGGCCGGAGACGGACGGCCTTGCCGCCACCCTGTGCATCTCCGCGTCCACCCTGCGCCGCCGCTTGGCAGAAGAAGGGCAGACCTATCAGGGCCTCAAGGACAGCGTGCGCAAGGAATTGGCGATTGTGTGGCTGGCTGAACCGCAGATCAGCTTCGCCCAGATTGCCGAGCGGTTGGGGTTTGCTGATACGAGTTCGTTTTATAAAGCGTTTCGTAAATGGAGTGGGTCGAATCCGGGGCATTATCGGAGTTTGATTTTGAATGAAGCAACGCAAGATTAA
- the efeU gene encoding iron uptake transporter permease EfeU yields the protein MLVPFLIMLREGIEAALIVGIIASYLQQTGRGQWMPAVWIGVFLAAALSLLVGGGLELVSAEFPQKQQELFEGIVGLVAVGILSSMVFWMRKVARSIKHSLHESLDHALAGSRHQVFALIAMVFFAVAREGLETVFFLLAVFQQSEGPGAPMGALLGLILAIVVGFLIYSGSMRLNLGAFFRWTGLFILVVAAGILANSVQALHEAGVWNHLQTVLFDFSAALPMDSPLGSVLAGMFGYQEAPTVSTLGAYLIYLVVALVVFFLPAPSAKPFTPNSSASSQ from the coding sequence ATGCTCGTTCCTTTTTTAATCATGCTGCGCGAAGGCATTGAAGCGGCGTTGATCGTTGGCATCATCGCCAGTTACCTGCAACAGACCGGGCGCGGCCAGTGGATGCCCGCCGTGTGGATCGGCGTATTTCTCGCCGCTGCCCTGTCCCTGCTGGTGGGCGGTGGGCTGGAACTGGTCAGCGCCGAATTCCCGCAAAAACAGCAGGAACTGTTCGAAGGCATCGTCGGATTGGTCGCGGTGGGCATCCTCAGTTCCATGGTGTTCTGGATGCGCAAGGTGGCGCGTTCCATCAAACATTCGCTGCATGAGTCCCTCGACCATGCCTTGGCCGGCTCCCGGCATCAAGTGTTTGCGCTGATCGCCATGGTGTTTTTCGCCGTGGCCCGCGAAGGGTTGGAAACCGTGTTCTTCCTGCTCGCCGTATTCCAGCAGAGCGAAGGCCCCGGCGCGCCGATGGGCGCCCTGCTCGGCCTGATCCTGGCGATTGTCGTGGGCTTTTTGATCTATTCCGGCAGCATGCGCCTGAACCTCGGCGCGTTTTTCCGCTGGACCGGCCTGTTTATCCTGGTGGTGGCGGCCGGCATTCTCGCCAACTCGGTGCAGGCTCTGCATGAAGCGGGCGTGTGGAATCACCTGCAAACCGTGCTGTTCGATTTCAGCGCCGCGCTGCCGATGGACAGCCCGCTCGGCTCGGTACTCGCAGGTATGTTCGGGTATCAGGAAGCACCGACGGTGAGCACGCTCGGCGCCTACCTGATTTACCTGGTGGTGGCCCTGGTGGTGTTCTTCCTGCCCGCGCCGTCCGCCAAGCCCTTCACCCCAAATTCTTCCGCCTCCAGCCAGTAA
- the efeO gene encoding iron uptake system protein EfeO: MSNPTPQPAPPSRALRWALAGSVVVMIAAGGLFYYASQLAAGKRQANHNEIAVTIRGHACEPNALTVPAGRASFRIINRSDRAVEWEILDGVLVVEERENIAPGLSQVINANLLPGDYAITCGLLSNPRGTLHVTPTAESDAQARAKPSMVAFIGPLSEFRVYLSGQGSALVKAVTALQQAIDAGDLAQAQALYVPAREAYQRLAPASQRLAELDNAINARADYFEKREQDPAFSGFHRLEYGLFQQRSLDGLAPVAQRLVNDVTTLKQQLLAQSLPPEQLVSIVVRNLNSLADVRAASGEEERYSHIDLNGFAANLQVAHKVVDLMRPLLTQSAADLLPTIDSALAQFDAELAGFKVGSRYSTYDSVTADQRKQIANKAKALAAALDGIDPALGLSGLQ; encoded by the coding sequence TTGTCCAACCCAACCCCTCAACCGGCCCCGCCGTCCCGCGCGCTGCGCTGGGCCCTGGCCGGCTCGGTGGTCGTGATGATCGCCGCCGGTGGCCTGTTCTATTACGCCTCGCAGTTGGCCGCCGGCAAGCGCCAGGCCAACCACAATGAAATCGCGGTGACCATCCGCGGCCACGCCTGTGAGCCCAATGCACTGACAGTGCCGGCCGGACGTGCGAGCTTTCGCATCATCAACCGCTCCGATCGCGCAGTGGAGTGGGAAATCCTCGACGGCGTGCTGGTGGTCGAGGAGCGGGAGAATATTGCCCCCGGCCTGAGCCAGGTGATCAACGCCAACTTGCTGCCCGGCGACTACGCGATCACCTGCGGCCTGCTGAGTAACCCGCGCGGCACCTTGCATGTCACGCCTACGGCTGAATCCGACGCCCAGGCCAGGGCCAAGCCGTCGATGGTGGCTTTTATCGGCCCGCTGTCGGAGTTCCGCGTGTACCTGAGCGGCCAGGGCAGTGCACTGGTCAAGGCTGTGACTGCGTTGCAGCAGGCAATCGATGCCGGCGATCTCGCCCAGGCCCAGGCCTTGTATGTTCCGGCCCGCGAAGCCTACCAACGCCTGGCACCGGCCTCGCAACGTTTGGCCGAACTGGACAACGCGATCAACGCCCGCGCCGACTACTTCGAAAAACGCGAGCAGGACCCAGCCTTCAGCGGCTTCCACCGCCTTGAATACGGCCTGTTCCAGCAGCGCAGTCTCGATGGTCTGGCGCCCGTTGCGCAGCGTTTGGTCAACGACGTCACCACCCTCAAGCAACAGCTGCTGGCCCAGTCCCTGCCGCCGGAGCAACTGGTGAGCATTGTGGTGCGCAACCTCAACAGCCTGGCCGACGTACGCGCCGCCAGCGGTGAAGAAGAACGCTACAGCCATATCGACCTCAACGGTTTTGCCGCCAACCTGCAGGTTGCGCACAAGGTGGTCGACCTGATGCGCCCCTTGTTGACCCAATCGGCGGCCGACCTGCTGCCGACCATCGACAGCGCACTGGCGCAGTTCGACGCCGAACTGGCCGGTTTCAAAGTCGGCAGCCGCTACAGCACGTACGACAGCGTAACGGCCGATCAGCGCAAGCAGATCGCCAACAAGGCCAAGGCACTGGCCGCCGCACTCGATGGAATCGACCCCGCCCTCGGCCTTTCCGGCCTGCAGTGA